TTCTGCAATCAATGACTCATCTTCCACAGGTTCTCCAAGAATTAATTCTTTTGGAATGTATGGAGTGCCTGAATAAAACTGCTTTACAAAATTGGTCATAATATCGCTTCTTGTTTCATTTGCAACGCCTGTCAAGTGAAAATGATCTCTACCAAGCATTTTACCACTTCGAATGAAGAATACCTGAACTACAGCCTCATCTCCTGCAGTTGCAAATGCAATGATATCACGGTCCGTACCATTGGTATCCGTAGCTTTTTGTTTTTGTGATAGTTTCTCTACACTCAATAATAGATCACGATATTCTGCCGCAGTCTCAAACTCTAAGTTTGCAGATGCTTCTTTCATCTTTGCTTCCAGATTCTTCGTTACAATTGCATAATTACCATTTAAAAACTCAATTACTTCATTAATGGATTTCATGTACTCTTCACTGCTAATATACCCCTGGCAAGGAGCATCACACTGCTTTATTTGATAATATAAACATGGACGCTCCTTTCCTATGTCCTTTGGTAGATTTCGATTACAGGTTCTAATGCGATACAAACGTCTTAATAATTCCAAAATGTCCTTCACAGCACCAGCACTGGTATATGGCCCGAAATACTTAGCCTTATCTTTTTTTTGCATTCTTGCAAATAATACACGTGGAAAGTCTTCGTTTATTGTAACTTTAATATATGGATAACCCTTATCATCTTTTAGCATTGTATTATACTTTGGATGATGTTCTTTAATAAGATTACACTCTAACACCAAAGCTTCCATTTCAGAGTCTACAACGATATACTCAAAATATTTAATTTGACTTACCATCTGACGAATCTTAGGAGTTAGATTACGACTACTTTGAAAATATTGTCGTACACGATTTTTTAGACTAATGGCTTTGCCTACATAAATGATGTTATCTTTACTATCGTGCATTATATAAACCCCTGGCTTTGCAGGCAGTTTTTTTAACTCTTCTTCTATATTAAACATAATACCCTCCATGCCATTTGGCAGCTTTGTCATAGGTTTAACTATTGTTTCAACCTATCTTCTATGCCTTTTAGCGTGTAAAAGGGGCCCTGTGTTGTTATATTCACTTTTAACACAGCACCCCTTGAATTATTATAAATCTAAGTTTATTTTTTCAATTACATCTTCTTTTTTATTATTTTGTGAAATTCCATCATCTTTCATTGGGCCTTCACTTGCTTTTCCGTCGTTAATTTCGACATCAATTCTTTCTGTCTTAGAAGCGTTATCTTCTTTTTCAGAATCCAAAACTTCTTTGTTAGAACCCATTCTCTCTTCCTGAACTTCATTATAGATACTCATGAATTCTTTTCCAGTAATTGTTTCTTTTTCAACTAGGAATGCAGCAATTTTATCTAATACATCACGATTGCCAGCAAGCAATTCTTTTGCTTGTTCATAGCATTTCTTTAATAAGTCCATGACCTCTTTATCGATTTCTGCTGCAGTTGCATCGCCACAATTTAATACTGGTCTACCATCAAGGTAGCGATTTTCAACTGATTCCAAACCAATTAATCCAAAGCGATCAGACATACCATATTGAGTCACCATTGCTCTAGCAAGTTGAGTCGCTTTTTCAATATCATTGGATGCCCCAGTTGTTATAGAATTAAACACCAATTCTTCCGCAGCTCTACCACCGTATAGAGTAACGATACGTGTCATTAACTCATCTTTACTCATTAGATATTTTTCTTCCTCTGGAACTTGCATTACATATCCTAAGGAACCCATAGTTCTTGGAACAATTGTAATCTTTTGAACTGGTTCTGCATGTTTCATTAATGCTGTAACTAACGCATGACCAACTTCATGATATGCAACAATCTTTTTCTCTTCTGGTCCAAGAATGCGATCTTTCTTTTCTTTACCTGCAATAACAACTTCTACAGATTCAAATAAATCATTCTGTGTTACTACAGTTCTTCCTTCTTTAACGGCTAAAATTGCAGCTTCGTTAATGATATTTGCTAAATCAGAACCTACTGCACCACTGGTTGCAAGTCCGATTGCTTCTAAGTCAACAGAATCATGCATTAATACATTTTTCGCATGAACTTTTAAAATATCAACTCTACCTTTTAAATCTGGCTTATCTACAATGACACGACGGTCAAAACGTCCTGGACGTAAAAGCGCTTTATCAAGTACTTCTGGTCTATTTGTAGCCGCTAAAATAACAATACCTTTTGATGTATCAAAACCATCCATTTCAGATAAAAGCTGATTTAATGTCTGCTCACGTTCATCATTGCCACCACCATAGTGGTTATCTCTACTTTTACCAATTGCATCAATTTCGTCGATGAATACGATACATGGTGCTTGGCTTTGTGCTTGTTTAAATAAATCTCGAACTCTGGATGCACCTACACCAACGAACATTTCAACGAAATCGGAACCGGATAAGGAGAAGAATGGAACTTTTGCTTCACCCGCAACTGCCTTAGCAAGCAATGTCTTACCAGTACCTGGAGGTCCTACAAGCAATGCACCCTTTGGTAGTTTTGCACCAATACGTGTATATTTACCAGGGTTGTGCAAGAAGTCAACAAGCTCTGTTAAAGATTCTTTCGCCTCTTCTTGGCCTGCTACATCTTTAAAGGTTACACCGGTTTCTTTTTCTACATATACTTTAGCGTTGCTCTTACCAACGCCACCCATCATTCCGCCACTATTTTTAGTAATCATACGGAATATGAACCACATAACACCATAAATAAGTACGAAAGGTAATACATAAGCTAATAAAATATCAACAATTGTTGTACTTTTATCGACAACTTGACGGTCAAGCTTAATATCCTTCTCTTTTAAGGTTTTAATTAAGTCCTCATCATTAATATATCCAGTATAATAATATTTTTTATATAGTCCGTTATCACTTTCTTCGATAGGCTCAATTACAATTCTGTCTTTCTCTAATTGTAACTCAACAGATTTTACCTTATTATCATCAATTAAGGTTAAAAATTCTGTATATGAGATTTGTGTCAAGCTACTTTCTTTTAACTGCTGTGTCATGTATGAAAACATTAAGACAAGCATTAAAGCAGCCAACAAACAAAAGACCCAACCCTTTTTAAATGGATTGCTTTTTTTGTTATTATTTCTATTGTCTCTATTATCCATGGGTACCTCCCTTTTTATATTGCAAATACTAATTCTTTCGTAAATCAATATTCTCAATTCTCATATAGATATTATCATTATAATGATACTTAATTCATAAATCAAGCTATTAAGTTCTGAAATTTTTGTGTCTATATTATAAACAATTCATAGTATTTTATAATTTTTTTGATGTATTGTTTTTATATGGATTATTTTTATTTTTAATTACATTATGTGCAAGTTTTACTTTTTTAAAAGTTTCACTGGATTTCTTTTAGAACAAGTAGTATAATTGTCTTTGTTTTTTTAATATTACTAACAAAGAAGTTAGCGTTTAAAATCTGAATTAGGCCTAGTTTAAGTGACTCTATTAGCCGGTTTGTTTAGATTTTAAATGCTTTTTTTATTTTAGGAGGATGTTTTCATGGGCGTTAAGTACGTATTTGTTACTGGAGGCGTTGTCTCAGGTCTTGGAAAAGGTATCACTGCAGCTTCACTTGGCCGCTTACTAAAGGCAAGAGGTTATCATGTTACAATGCAGAAATTTGATCCTTATATTAATATTGATCCAGGTACAATGAATCCAATTCAACATGGTGAAGTTTTTGTAACAGATGATGGTGCGGAAACTGACCTTGATTTAGGACATTATGAACGTTTTATCGATGAGAGTTTAACCAAACAGTCCAATGTAACTACAGGAAAAATCTATTGGTCGGTTCTCTCCAAGGAACGACGTGGTGATTTTGGCGGTGGTACTGTTCAGGTAATTCCGCATATTACAAATGAAATTAAAAACCGTTTTTATCGTAATGATGGTTGTGATGAAACTCAAATTGCAATTATTGAAGTTGGTGGAACCGTAGGTGATATCGAAAGTCAACCATTCTTAGAGGCTATAAGACAATTTCAGCATGATATCGGTCATGAAAATGCAATTTTAATTCACGTTACTTTAATTCCGTATTTAAAAGCCTCCGGTGAAATGAAAACGAAACCTACACAAGCAAGCGTTAAAGATTTGCAAGGTATGGGAATTCGCCCAGATATCATTATGTGTCGTACAGAATATCCTTTAGAGCCAGGTATTCGTGATAAAATTGCACTATTTTGTAATGTGCCTAGTAGGCATGTATTACAGAATTTAGATGCTGAAACTTTATATGAAGTTCCACTCATGATGGAAGAGGAACATTTAGCCGATGTTGCTTGTGAATGTCTACACTTAGATTGTCCTGCTCCGGATCTTAGCGATTGGGAAAGCATGGTTCATGCCCTTAAAAACCCAACCAGAGAAGTTACCGTAGCTTTGGTAGGCAAGTATACGCAATTACACGACGCTTATCTTAGTGTAGCTGAATCTTTACGTCACGGTGCTGTTGCACACAATGCTTCTATTAAAATCAAATGGGTTCCTTCCGAATCCGTTACTAGCGAAACGGTAGATGAATTATTATCGGATGTCAGTGGTGTTTTAGTACCTGGTGGTTTTGGTGATCGCGGTATTGAAGGTAAAATACTTGCAATTAAGTATGCAAGAGAAAATAACATTCCATTCTTAGGTATTTGTCTTGGTATGCAGCTTGCTCTCGTTGAGGTAGCAAGACATATGCTTGGGTTTACCGATGCTCATAGTGCTGAGCTAGATCCTAGTACAACGCATCCTATCATCCATTTAATGCCTGAACAAGATGGTATTGAGGATATTGGCGGAACTTTAAGACTTGGATCTTATCCTTGTATTTTAGATAAAGATAGTAAAGCATATGAAATGTATGGAACTGATATTATTAAGGAAAGACACCGCCATCGTTATGAAGTAAATAATTACTACCGTGAAGATTTTAAACGTTGTGGGGTAAAATTATCAGGTTTATCTCCAGATGGAAGAATCGTTGAAATGATTGAATTATCAGACCATCCTTGGTTTGTTGCAACACAAGCTCATCCAGAGTTTAAATCAAGACCAAATCGCCCACATCCTTTATTTAAAGGGTTTGTTGGTGCGGCACTTGATTGTACTAGATAATTAGAAATTTTGAATTAACTTAAATAGTGGATATTTATTAATGAGAGATAATACAATATTCTTACATGCAATAGGTCATTCTAAAATATAAATGTATAACAAATTGTTAGTTTTGGCTTATCAGCTTTTATAAATACAGGTTGTTATAAATGATTTCTATGTATCAACTATTACTTAGGATTAACATAGATCCCCCATTTATAACAACCTTTATAATTTAGTTTCCTTTACAAATAGAAATAATTAAAACTAAAAAACACCCTAGAAATATAAACAAATCAGATATATTGAAAATTACTTTCTTTAAAAAAGAAAAACTAAAGTAATCAACTACATACCCACGTTTGATTCGGTCATACAGGTTATTTGCAGCTCCACCAACAATACATGAAATTGCAAATTTAAGTACTTCTTTTCTTCTTTGAGGTAATAATATAACAAAAAATATAAGTACCATTCCAAAGAGTATGCCAGAAATTGTGACAACAGTCTCTTTTCTATCCTCTAGGAAATTAAGAAATGCGCCTTTGTTATAATATTTTGTGACAATGATTTTTCCATTAAGAATTTCTTCATCGGCCCCAAGTTTTTTATTCTTTTCAATATAATCTTTGATAAAATAATCTGCCAAAAAGATTACCACTACCAAAATCAGATAAATCATATGACCTCCTCTTTTCTAGAAACCCATATCATGCTTCAACTGCCATAGCACAGGGGACATAATTTAGCAACATTTCCTTCGCTTCTGACATTTTTACATTACGTAAGGATGGATAGTGAATGCATACCTTATCACATTCCTCTAATTGCTGTAATCGTTTTTTTATCCTAGTATATTCAGGATCATAAAACAATTTTACATTCTCATACTCTAGTAATGCCGTCATTTTAGAGAATGCACAAGAGAGCTTTAATATATTCATATCGCTTTCATAAATTTCGATGTTAGCATCTGGCGCTAAATTTAAAAGCTCTCTAATATGATAACCCAATCCATACCCATAAACAATATATGTATTTACTTTCTCACTATACCATTTTTTTGCCTGTAAAAATGCTTCTTTTCCTATAATATGATTCGAATGCATATAAAACTTTGTGCCGTTCGCATCTTTTGCTCCAATTGTCATTGCACCTGATGTTGTAAACTCCAGCTTTCTCTGTTTGTGTCACCAATTCTCTATTTTGCTCAAATATCTTTTGTATTGTACCTAACATAGTTTGACTCACCCCTCTATCATCCATTCGTCAGCTAATTTTCTATAGAGTTCTTCCTGCGTTATATCACCAAGCATATGATAACAATCTGCTAAACGATTTAACGGATAATCTCCACCATAATGTATGTTTAAGTCTGGAGTTGTTTCATAGGCTGCATTATAGTACCACAACGATGCTTCTATGTAATCATTCGCTAAGTAATAGTACTCTCCAAGTTGATAACATATTTCAGAAGAGGCCTCGTTTAATGCTACGTTTTTTAAACATACTTTGAAAAATTCGTGAAAATCATGGCGAGCTAAGCAAGCCTTTGCAATTACACATTGATATTTCTTTATTTCATCGATATCTGTTTCTTTCTCCATTATTTCTAAAAAGTAGGGCTCTGCTTCTTTAAAATCTTCAACGTCACCAGCAATATATAATTCTCTTGCGTACATACCGTTTAGTTTTTTTGATAACATTTTATGTTTTTTAATCGCTTCTTTATATATATGAAAGTCTCGTTTTACATGATTGCTGGTAGGCATGTGAATGATTTCAATATCGCTATCAAAAATTACTGGTTCGAGCGACACCATTTCATGCAACGGATCTACCCATAAAAATGTCCTTAGTCGTTTATAAAGCTTCGGACGATATTCCGCATCGTAATTATATGTTGTATTATGTAGGAGCTGATTTGTGTATAACATTTGAACAATATCAAATTCTGGTATCAATGTCTCTTTTAAAATTAAAAATTTCTTTATATTTTCTTCATCAATGACCTCATCTGCATCCGCCACATAAATATAATCCTTTGTTGCTTTTGAAAAGGAAAAATTTCTAGCTGCTGCAAAATCATTGACCCATTCAAAATCGTAAACATTATTTGTGTACTTTTTTGCTATTTCTTTCGTATTATCACTAGATCCAGTATCTACGATAATAATTTCATCTACAATTGTTTGCAAACATTGTAGGCATCTTTCAAGCACTTGTTCTTCATTTTTCACAATTAAACATGCACTAATGCTTACCATAATACCACTCCCTTTTTATCGATATGTTCATTTTTTACACAAAAGAAAAATAGAACCAGCCTCGCAACTGGTTCTTTTAATAATTACATTGAATTAACATGTCTATTAATCACTTTTTTCAGATATGAACAATTTAGTGGTACGTTTTATAAAAATCAATCTTGGTTTAAAACACCACTCTTAATCTTTAAGCGAATACAGGGTATAACCTAAGTTCTAAGATTAAGCTGCTCATATTACACCTTTGAACCATATCCGTTGACTTCTAATTTTTTACTGAGTAGTTAATTTATACCACTTATTTGCAAATTCGTCAATGTATTTTTCTATATGTAAAATTTAACGTTATATTTTTAAACTGATTACTGAGTTACACTTTCATTTTTAACCTTTGGCAAACTTACTTGCTCTGCTTTTGAAACGACTCTAAATTCAATTTCTTCAGTCTTTGAATCTTCATTTATTTGAGATAAACGATAAATAATGATTCTATTTTCTTTTAAGATATCTTCATATTTATAATTGTAAATATAGGTACTTCTTGGGTTTACCACTGCCGTACCTTCATTATTATATGTAGCTTCTTTTACCGTTTTCCAATAGATATCTTTATTTTTAATAATCTTTTCCTCATCCAATGCATTGTTTGTCATGATACTTTCATCTGTTTTATCAATTATCGCTACATCAAATGAATA
The Clostridium sp. Marseille-P299 genome window above contains:
- the uvrC gene encoding excinuclease ABC subunit UvrC, translated to MFNIEEELKKLPAKPGVYIMHDSKDNIIYVGKAISLKNRVRQYFQSSRNLTPKIRQMVSQIKYFEYIVVDSEMEALVLECNLIKEHHPKYNTMLKDDKGYPYIKVTINEDFPRVLFARMQKKDKAKYFGPYTSAGAVKDILELLRRLYRIRTCNRNLPKDIGKERPCLYYQIKQCDAPCQGYISSEEYMKSINEVIEFLNGNYAIVTKNLEAKMKEASANLEFETAAEYRDLLLSVEKLSQKQKATDTNGTDRDIIAFATAGDEAVVQVFFIRSGKMLGRDHFHLTGVANETRSDIMTNFVKQFYSGTPYIPKELILGEPVEDESLIAEWLTVKRGQKVSIIVPKKGEKERLVELAEKNASLVLQQDSEKIMREEAKTIGAMKQLEEWLDLSPISRIEAFDISNINGFESVGSMVVYEQGKPKRNDYRKFKIKWVKGADDYASMHEVLTRRFTHGQKEALELQKRNIGLEHGSFTRYPDIILMDGGKGQVNIALEVLEELGLNIPVCGMVKDDNHRTRGLYFNNVEIPIDTHSEGFKLITRIQDETHRFAIEYHRSLRGKAQVHSILDDIKGIGATRRRALMKHYQSLEAIKAATVEELASIPSMNQLAAEEVYNFFRIDSRNKNKEVNNEVNI
- a CDS encoding signal peptidase II yields the protein MIYLILVVVIFLADYFIKDYIEKNKKLGADEEILNGKIIVTKYYNKGAFLNFLEDRKETVVTISGILFGMVLIFFVILLPQRRKEVLKFAISCIVGGAANNLYDRIKRGYVVDYFSFSFLKKVIFNISDLFIFLGCFLVLIISICKGN
- a CDS encoding CTP synthase — its product is MGVKYVFVTGGVVSGLGKGITAASLGRLLKARGYHVTMQKFDPYINIDPGTMNPIQHGEVFVTDDGAETDLDLGHYERFIDESLTKQSNVTTGKIYWSVLSKERRGDFGGGTVQVIPHITNEIKNRFYRNDGCDETQIAIIEVGGTVGDIESQPFLEAIRQFQHDIGHENAILIHVTLIPYLKASGEMKTKPTQASVKDLQGMGIRPDIIMCRTEYPLEPGIRDKIALFCNVPSRHVLQNLDAETLYEVPLMMEEEHLADVACECLHLDCPAPDLSDWESMVHALKNPTREVTVALVGKYTQLHDAYLSVAESLRHGAVAHNASIKIKWVPSESVTSETVDELLSDVSGVLVPGGFGDRGIEGKILAIKYARENNIPFLGICLGMQLALVEVARHMLGFTDAHSAELDPSTTHPIIHLMPEQDGIEDIGGTLRLGSYPCILDKDSKAYEMYGTDIIKERHRHRYEVNNYYREDFKRCGVKLSGLSPDGRIVEMIELSDHPWFVATQAHPEFKSRPNRPHPLFKGFVGAALDCTR
- a CDS encoding tetratricopeptide repeat-containing glycosyltransferase family 2 protein, yielding MVSISACLIVKNEEQVLERCLQCLQTIVDEIIIVDTGSSDNTKEIAKKYTNNVYDFEWVNDFAAARNFSFSKATKDYIYVADADEVIDEENIKKFLILKETLIPEFDIVQMLYTNQLLHNTTYNYDAEYRPKLYKRLRTFLWVDPLHEMVSLEPVIFDSDIEIIHMPTSNHVKRDFHIYKEAIKKHKMLSKKLNGMYARELYIAGDVEDFKEAEPYFLEIMEKETDIDEIKKYQCVIAKACLARHDFHEFFKVCLKNVALNEASSEICYQLGEYYYLANDYIEASLWYYNAAYETTPDLNIHYGGDYPLNRLADCYHMLGDITQEELYRKLADEWMIEG
- the ftsH gene encoding ATP-dependent zinc metalloprotease FtsH translates to MDNRDNRNNNKKSNPFKKGWVFCLLAALMLVLMFSYMTQQLKESSLTQISYTEFLTLIDDNKVKSVELQLEKDRIVIEPIEESDNGLYKKYYYTGYINDEDLIKTLKEKDIKLDRQVVDKSTTIVDILLAYVLPFVLIYGVMWFIFRMITKNSGGMMGGVGKSNAKVYVEKETGVTFKDVAGQEEAKESLTELVDFLHNPGKYTRIGAKLPKGALLVGPPGTGKTLLAKAVAGEAKVPFFSLSGSDFVEMFVGVGASRVRDLFKQAQSQAPCIVFIDEIDAIGKSRDNHYGGGNDEREQTLNQLLSEMDGFDTSKGIVILAATNRPEVLDKALLRPGRFDRRVIVDKPDLKGRVDILKVHAKNVLMHDSVDLEAIGLATSGAVGSDLANIINEAAILAVKEGRTVVTQNDLFESVEVVIAGKEKKDRILGPEEKKIVAYHEVGHALVTALMKHAEPVQKITIVPRTMGSLGYVMQVPEEEKYLMSKDELMTRIVTLYGGRAAEELVFNSITTGASNDIEKATQLARAMVTQYGMSDRFGLIGLESVENRYLDGRPVLNCGDATAAEIDKEVMDLLKKCYEQAKELLAGNRDVLDKIAAFLVEKETITGKEFMSIYNEVQEERMGSNKEVLDSEKEDNASKTERIDVEINDGKASEGPMKDDGISQNNKKEDVIEKINLDL